From Kwoniella shandongensis chromosome 2, complete sequence, the proteins below share one genomic window:
- a CDS encoding 60S ribosomal protein uL11, with amino-acid sequence MPPKFDPSEVKIIYLRATGGEVGASSALAPKIGPLGLSPKKVGEDIAKATGDWKGLRVTVQLTIQNRQAAVSVVPSASSLVIKALKEPPRDRKKEKNIKHSGNVPLDQIYDIARKMAHKSFAKNLSGGVREILGTAHSVGCTVDGKNPHDLIVAIQEGELVVPDE; translated from the exons ATGCCCCCCAAGTTCGACCCCAGTGAGGTTAAG ATCATCTACCTCCGAGCTACCGGTGGTGAGGTCGGTGCTTCATCCGCTCTTGCTCCCAAGATCGGTCCTCTTGGTTTG TCCCCCAagaaggttggagaagatatCGCCAAGGCTACTGGTGACTGGAAGGGTCTCCGAGTGACTGTCCAATTGACCATCCAAAACAG ACAAGCCGCCGTCTCCGTCGtcccctccgcctcttccctCGTCATCAAGGCTCTCAAGGAGCCCCCAAGGgacaggaagaaggagaagaacatcaAGCACTCTGGTAACGTCCCCCTCGACCAAATCTACGAC ATCGCCCGAAAGATGGCTCACAAGTCATTCGCTAAAAACCTTTCCGGTGGTGTTCGAGAAATCCTCGGTACCGCCCACTCTGTCGGATGTACCGTTGACGGAAAGAACCCCCACGACTTGATCGTCGCTATCCAGGAGGGTGAGCTCGTCGTCCCCGACGAGTAG